From the genome of Medicago truncatula cultivar Jemalong A17 chromosome 2, MtrunA17r5.0-ANR, whole genome shotgun sequence:
ATGAAAGATTGAGGAGAGATCAACGGAGAGGGTGTAAGTTAGACACTACTTTATATGATGTATAATGAAATTATGTATTAAAGGAGACGAGAAATGATCTCTTCAAAAGCTgacatttatttatcttattttgtaattatttattacatgcacaaataaaaaaattgcattcataatttagttttcttttctcccaatttgaaattttcagcaattttttttttaaaaaaaaataccttatggaagtttttttttttttaaggaaataccATGGAAGTTAACTATTTGTTCggggttaacatttaaaattaaatacaaagagGAAATATGACTTTGGTTAATAGACATCAATcggttcttcaaaaaaaaaaaaacatgaatcgGAAACCAAGGGTATGTCCGTGTGAAGCTGtcaaatgggaaaaaaaaattcatttctgACCCCTATGagaattattaaaaattgagaaaaaatttcaataccAAAATTGAGAATTATTAGCGGCAAGGCAGTATGCATGGCTCCTGTTTGTGCACGGTTGCCCAGAATATGTGTCACATTCTACCATCACCGCCGCCATTTTATTTGGCCGTAATGAGCACTAcaacacaaaaaaacaaacagaaagAGGGTCATTTAGGTTAATAATTTTGATAGGGGTCGCAAATGAAAATCTTTTTGGCAATaaggtcataaaaaaaatcgttgACGTGGCTAGTTTAGTGAACCGGTTAGGTTCAATACacatagaagaagaaaaatgaataagGTGGTCAAAAAAGTTAACCACGACGGAGCTATGGTAGGCCTCTTGAGAAGATGCTTCGATAATGAAAAACATTCACGAATTTTTGTAGATGAAATGAGAAGGAGTTTGATTTGGTGTTACTTCATAATTTGACGTTATGGTGGCCGAAAATGGCCTCTGAAGGCGGAGTTGCCCTGATAATAGTGTTAGCAGTAAGTCAATCAGTTGGATTGAAGAGATAAATATCAACTAACAGCCACCTCCTCCCACATCATGCTTACGCTACCAACATAAGCACCAAACTCAAACTCACCTTTCTCTCCCTCTTTCTCCATGGAATTGATTACATCCTGAAAATTCAACTTAGTTTCACACCCTCCACTGTTGATTAACCATAGTAAGAAGAGGGTGTTCTAGAGAGAGTATGtattcaacataaacaactatGTAATTTGCTTATGGGAACAATGGCTTGCTAGCATTATCATTATACATTACATCATTTCTAAAACAAGTATTACTattcataaattaatatttgttgGCATTTTATTGGTCACACTCACACGAAAAGAGCATACATATTGGTCAAAACAACCATGATCATGTTTACTTTCAGTTCGTGATgccaaaaaaagataaaggtaGTGAGAAATGTACCGCAATGGCTTGCTAGTTGATGATGATGGAAGGAAACTGAGCATATATAACGCAATCACAACCGCAATAAAAATCAATGCCATAACCAGAGACACATTTGACAACCAAGTAAGTTCACTAATAACAGTGTAAAGACTAGCCATGAAAGCCAAAGATAACGAAATGAGAGCGATTCCAAGAAGCGGCATGACCATTTTGAGAGTAAAAGTTACCAATTCAGTTAACCCAAGTGTTGCCCAAAAGAGTATGATAGTAGCACTAATGGAACTGAACAACGATATTGTGATGAAGATAATGAAAGCATGGAACATTGCATGACATAGGCTGTGTGCTTTTCCTTCTGCTTCACCTGGAACAGCTAAACATGCTGCTACTGAAGCAGTGATTATAAGTGTTGAAACAATTGTAAGGTTTTCTATTCTGTCTTTATATCTTTCCAatactttttcttttgcttCACTTTTTTGAGATGCTTCTTTTTGGTTTTTATCTGATTCTTCTTTTGGTGAATTTGAATCACTTACTTGGTGTGCTACTCTTCTGTGCACCAGCAGATTTAAGTGCAATCCATGTAAGATGCTGCAAACATTGTTAAAGCTATgtgtcattaaaaaacaaaagtagatGTCAAAttaggattatttttttatggtcacaagatcaaaataaaaatgatttaggCACATACATCAAATTATATATTGtttacttatttataaaatatactttgtttaattcctttttcttttaacttttttcacTCATGTGTGTGCGCCTGGAACATTTATATTTAGGTTTGTGACCAAGTAAGAATTGACCTGTTTAGCCATTGATTTAAATTTActtatataaatgaaaaaactatACAAGAAACTCAGTTATAAATTTGCAAGTTTGGACTTGAATAGAACTATTTGCCTGTCTTAAAGATGATTTATCAAGCTCAAAAAGTGTAGTAACAATGTCAAGAGCTGTTTCGTTGTTTTGGTTAACCAAATCAAGTTTCACTCTCTCTTTGCTTTGGTTAACTAAGTAGTACACAGTTGTAGGATGACATGATCTCGCAGCCAAATGCAAAGGGGTATCTCCTTTATTATCTTTTTGATTTATCATCTTATCAAGTCCAGGAATTTGACTTTGTAGAATGTATTGCACCACCTCATATTTTCCATATTTTGATGCAACATGAAGAATATTACGTTTATGAGAAGTGTCAAGCATCTCTGTGGGATCAGGACAATATTCTAACAACTTTTTCACTACTTCCACATGGCCACCATATGATGCTACATGAATTGGGAAATAACATAATTTGTCCCTTTGAATTGTGCAGCATTTGCATTTGTCAATTAATAATTCAACACCTTCAAGGTAACCTATAGATGCTGCGTAATGAAGTGGAAGCCTTTCATGTTTGTCCCTTGAATGGACCCAAGTTGGTTTGTTTTCTAATATGGTGCTGAGCATTTCTGACACACAAACATAAATATTACCCATTTTGTCACAAGTATACACATAGTGTTATCATTCAAGTGATTTGGACCGTCAATCTATCCTTAAGGGCACAGATACCCTCCAGAAGGGCTCAGACGCCGACCCGAAGGGCTCATGAGGCCCTAGGCGCGTCCTCCTAAGGGCGCCGCCTTAACAAGCTTATAGAAACATCTAGAATGCTCTAGAGTGACTTAGGGCCCAAACTGCTTGGGGCTTAAGTCACCAAATTACAAGCCCAAGAAGGGCGATAAATACCCCTCTTGAGATCATTCTCAAGGCTTCACGAAAACAGACTAAATCCTAGTTTCTAATATTGCACTCACTGCAAGTACATGATTGAACAACAATATTATGATCAACGTACCGTTATTATGCTTCTGCATCAGGATAGCTGCTCCAACGGGCGACAATCCCTCCGGCTTAACATTCTGGGGGCAATTTTTCAAGATTAGTTCGACTGCATCCTTGTCCCCTTTTACAACAGCAAGGAAAAGTACCGATTCCTTTGCATGATTAATAATATCTAATGCAAATTCATAACAAGAATTTGCCAATGAGTATCCAGACAAATCTTCAGTTTTGTAAAGTTCACAAACTTTGAAAATCATACCCCTGCTCATATTGCTTTTGTCACTTAACATTGCCTCATGTAACATAGTGTTGCCTCGAACATTCTTCTCCTTTACAAAATTTAACAAGTCCTCCATATTTGACTTTTCATCATAGTCTTCTTGGtcatccttattttttttagtgtattCTAACCATGCCATTTTTATATCATGCCGTTCAATATTCACATAATTTGCTAGTAGCTTTTCAACGGTTGAAATGTGTCCACCATTTGCAGCAACATGAAATGCACTatcattgtttttgttaaatttaaacaaaagttTTGGAACACGTTCAATTACAagattcacaatttcattattaCCATACCAAGCTGCAATATGTAGCACTGTATTTTCCATAGGAgtctcaatttcattcattgaGGCTTCATCTTGCAATTAAAGAACAATACTACAATTAAAGAACAATACTTTTCTCTattgacaataaaaaaatatatatatatatatatatcctccCTTTCTTGATTAGGACGATTAAACAAGTTGTGAAACTCGTGGAGATGTAGTTAGGAATAATATCAATGGAATGAATCTAACTAATGTCATTTTGACACATGCATCGAAATGAAGATATAATGTGaatcatccttttttttttctttccagcaAATGACTAGACAAGAACAACCTCATGGAGGTAGGTTTGTCGCAAAATTTGCATAATTGTAATGAAAATCCTGCAAGGAAAAGCAAATTATGTTTATCACATTTGAAAAAGTGAATACATTAGGGAGGATTCGAGATAATCTCTGAGATGACTAAATTTAGCAAATGCGTCAAAATGTTTttaagtaataaagtgataagtaagATCGTCTTTACATAAATTGTCGTTTCAACTAGACAACTATAACTaaacttattaaaacataaaatagaaagaaaataaagaaataaataaaagcgaGTAAATTGGAGGGAGTAAATAGACGACTAGTTTTGAATGATAGTGACTTATTTATTTCACtttgttttggaaaatattttgttttatttcaaaacaattttattttatcatttgttttttcttgataaatattttatgattggTTATTATTGATACTACCATTCTAAAAAATACAACATTCTTTATAAATGTTAGGAATACTATATATATTGTTCTTTTATAAATggattaaataagttttttgtccctataaatatattaaaatttgattttggtctctaatagatataattttgacattttttgagcataatatgaatatatgaAGGTTGAACATAATATgaatttccctcaaaaaaaaaaaaaaacgaacatAATATGAATACAATTTGAACATAAAAGTGTTATAATCTTGACATTCACATGAACATAAAGTGCCCATTAaggatcaaaatcaattttttttgtgaggATGAAAACATCGGTTTGATTTTTTaggaactaaaatcaaaattcgttatatttatagggatgaaaaatttatttaatcctTTATAGATAACTACATGTTCATGGAAGATGcaagaaaaattatgttgatgatgtACGTGAACATTTCAAGTTATACTTTGCATTTCAAGTTATATTTTGGTTCTGGTTTGTTCAATAgggaaaaaattggaaaaaggaaagggaaaataaaaaataattgaataaactTCTACTTTTGTTGATCTTACTAGAATTGAAGAgtctcaaaagtcaaaactttGAGCTATTGATTTCAAGAGACAAAAATGAGAACTTGAAATACTATGTAAATATGAACTTGTGTAATTAAACTATTTTTGGTTTAAGtgtaattttttactttaaggaaaatgttaatttgtgcccttaggacacatgttaagaattcCGCTAATAGAAATCATGTGTCggaaattgtgttaatttattgcttaaaatgtttaatattaattttttttcattaaattcataccattaataaaatgaaatgaatgttTAACATAGTATACtttaagagcacaagttaactTCATGGTtgctttaattaattgaaaCTAGTTTTATGTTTTGGGAATGATTAGCTATGTATCATATTACTTGGAATCCAATATTGATACTGGAATCAACTTGGAAAGGAAGATAAGCACTAATGGTATCAAACAAATGATGTAGAAGAGGAATGGTAAAAACTTCTCATCTCCCTCGCTTTTCTTGGAATAGAATTAAAAACGAATTTTAAAAGTACTCTCTATCATGTCAAAGTTTTACatgattattaagaaaatgattaacaatgttatatttttgatagttttttttttaagaagctaaattaatcCACCCAAAATAGTACTAGAGAGAATCGAatctgagaccttgaggaggagcacattTTTGATAGATTTTAACAATGTTAAATGTAATGATACAATATATATCATTTACTAAAGGGAATTGCTATATGATGCGAGAAATATACACGCGAATGACACACGAAACATGGAAGGTAGttgtattatattttcaaaataaataaaagtcaaagTAAATGCCAATCTAATCCATATTCCAGGACTTCCGTTTATTCGTTGCTTTTCGTTGCCATGTTGTCGCACTATCaatcttttttctttactaaaatattattattaattatagtttgtGGAGTAGTTATAGATTATTGAAATGTACTCCCTTtgtccctatatataagcaccatttaactaaaaatttgtccctaaatataaactgttttttaaattactagatgcttttttttttaacatacccctaatttactaacttgtcttgaaatatgaaaaatcaaatttaatacacatacaaacaaaaacaatttggtaagaaatgtgaaaaaggcAAAAAGAACTTATATAaggagagagtaataaataaggatatgttagtgaaaaaaattataaatgacataaataagTTATTGTCTTAGTGATGGCGACTAACTAACTCATGTTTATAACATATAACGTGTTTGTTTCAGAGGCTCAAAAATATTCTTAGGTAAAGTTGAACATTCAACTTTATGCCGTATGAATATTCAAATTTcctttgaacaaccaatttagTTGACAATTATGTGAcaatcataatttacaaagaaaaataggtatttgcacgaaaaccaagacaatagagagataaaataaaaaataatatgagtatgagagaaaaagttgtcacaaaaattgttaccaaatggatgttcaaatatcatttctctatgtTTATATGCGTGACACTTTTCTAGTACCAAAATTTCCAGTACCAAAATACTTgactattttatatattattgttataaatttttttgttttgttttgaagaagtgTTATAAATGTTGTGATCAAAAGGTATACATGAAGGCTTGATGGTTAGTTAGAATCATAGTTTGTTATAAACGTAAATATCTCTCTTAGTTGGATTTAAAACATTGATTCTCATTTGGTGTGGTAAGCTACTTCGTGGAGTATTTGGTTGATGAAGAATGGCTATTTTTTTCACTGGGAATGTGGCAAATGTGAAAGAGAGAGTTGATAAAAATGATTGTCTCATGTTTCAAATTATACTCTTCCCCATTCTGCTTTTAAATTCCTTGTTTTCCCATACTTTTCTATTATGTCTTCTACATTGTATTCTCACACTCTTCTACTATGTCGATTATGATCACCACTTGATCAATTTTATCTAACCATCATTAATTGATTAACTTGAATACTAAGGGATTATTAACCTAATCTAACCCTTTGATTTGAATTAATGATCATTGTTCAACCCAACGGCTAATTTATAGATTTCAAAACCTCATAATCGATCAACCTATCTATCTATCTTTTTTTATGAACAAGAGTATGATTAAACATCAATGTAAAACCTGGACATCCCAACTCTGCTACCCACTCaaacatatattattaaaaaaaagaagaaaatatgtaCAAGAGGGGGGACCGAACCAAAACCCACAAAAAAGGCCAAACTCGAGCacaaaagaaaagcaaaattaaGGAAAAGAAACATCCCTAAGGGAAAATGTTGATGTTTAATCACCCTTGAGGAGGATTAACCACAGCTGTCTCCTTGGCTATTTGAGTTTATGGAACAAATTCCTCTTGTGATGATGTGGCCTTGTTATGATTTTTGTCCATTTCAGGCATCATCATATGTTTCAACAATCGGTTCATCAAGAATGTTTGACTGGTTTTGGTTTTCACCAGAAGTTTCATGTTGTGGGTCATCATTCTCAACATTCATGACATGCATCGGTGGCGGTGGTGGGGAGGTATGCTGAGACATAGGTTCCAAGATTGGAGAGTTCTCCTCACGATGCTGAACCATCACGGGAGTGTCAATCCTTTCTGATCCTTCATGTACTTGCCTTACAATGTACTGTTCAACAGAATCTTCCAAAGTATGATCATACCTTGCCATGAACCAATTTCCAGCAAATACAGTCTGAGATCCATGTCTTTGCCTAGCTGCAGCTGGTTGAGACtgattaaacaacaaaatacagAAGTCAAGTCTATGAAACACATCAGTGACATGTGATATGCAGAAACTCCATGCTGCTCACAAACATAATCGATATCTGAAGAAGTCAATTCTTACCTTTGAATTATAAGCATCTTCCGAAATATGATCACGCCTTATTCTGAACTGCTTTCTAAAAATGGAAGACTGAGCATGTCTTTGCCTAACTGCAGCTACAGAGTGAAATCCATGTGTTTGTCTAACTGCAGCTTGTTGAGGCTGATTAAACAACAACAGACAGAAGTATGAAACACATCAGTGATCAGTGACATGTGATATGCAGAAATTCCAAAGCAGATCACTgcctttcaatttattttaaatcaacaacacaaacaTAATCGACATCTGAAGAAGTCAATTCTTACCTTTGCAAGTGGTATCAGGAAAGGGGCCttctttacaattttatttgCTCGTGTATTTGCTATAGAAGCCTGTGGAGAAAAGATTATATAACTACCAAATTAAGATTATCAATCATTTCACCTAATAACAATAGTAGGGAGAGAGCATACCTGAGATATGAAAAATCCATTAACCCCGTCAGCATGGAAATCACTGGGGGATGTAAACTGTCGTCTGTTGTTCCAATCGTGGAGCTAagggaagaaaataaaaaagtaagttaggaaaaagataaaagataaacAATTTATATGCATATGGTTATGGTTATTGGATGTAAATGCATATGGGTCCATCTTCACGGAATAGATCAAGAGGAAATTGCAGTATGAAGAAATATTAGAACAGTGAGAAAAACCTCAAAATATCTCTTATTAAATAGAAAAAGAGTATTATTGTCGAGAAAAGAGTAAAATCACAATTACAGGAAGGATAACTTCAaagagaaatatgaaaaaaagaaaacaataaggggaaaaataataaaaaaaatgtagtagATATGGGTGTCCAGTCTCTGGTAAAATGCCGTAAATAAGGGTGTCCAGTCTTTGATAATTATGGCATTGCACTGTAAAAACCATAAATAAGAAAAGATCGAGAAAGCGAAGCTCCAAGAGATGCCTTTGAAGAtacacaaaatatgacaatatCATGATAGCCTTTTAGCCCAATGGAGaggaaatataaaactaaatataCAACAACTGAGATTGATTCCACTCTTCTACCTGGGACAGGAGTTCAGAGATGACTATGCTAACCCTCTGTTGAATGGCTTCAATAGACAGCTTTTTACTGCTTGTCCTAACTGGAATAGATCTAACTGAATTAGCAGATGAGGTATGATTTACCTGCAGTAGCTGCCACAGAGCCTGCAAAAGAGTAAAATGACTGAAACTAACTGTAACTGAAAAATGTTACATTTATATGAAGCAATATAAGGAATGTAAGCAATATTATATTTAAGGGTCATTACCCCCAGTTTTAACAAACATAAACTCTCCAGTTCTTTGGACAAGTGGGC
Proteins encoded in this window:
- the LOC11422033 gene encoding protein ACCELERATED CELL DEATH 6; this encodes MNEIETPMENTVLHIAAWYGNNEIVNLVIERVPKLLFKFNKNNDSAFHVAANGGHISTVEKLLANYVNIERHDIKMAWLEYTKKNKDDQEDYDEKSNMEDLLNFVKEKNVRGNTMLHEAMLSDKSNMSRGMIFKVCELYKTEDLSGYSLANSCYEFALDIINHAKESVLFLAVVKGDKDAVELILKNCPQNVKPEGLSPVGAAILMQKHNNASYGGHVEVVKKLLEYCPDPTEMLDTSHKRNILHVASKYGKYEVVQYILQSQIPGLDKMINQKDNKGDTPLHLAARSCHPTTVYYLVNQSKERVKLDLVNQNNETALDIVTTLFELDKSSLRQHLTWIALKSAGAQKSSTPIAACLAVPGEAEGKAHSLCHAMFHAFIIFITISLFSSISATIILFWATLGLTELVTFTLKMVMPLLGIALISLSLAFMASLYTVISELTWLSNVSLVMALIFIAVVIALYMLSFLPSSSTSKPLRGGCETKLNFQDVINSMEKEGEKGEFEFGAYVGSVSMMWEEVAVS